A stretch of the Channa argus isolate prfri chromosome 9, Channa argus male v1.0, whole genome shotgun sequence genome encodes the following:
- the ttc21b gene encoding tetratricopeptide repeat protein 21B isoform X2, with product MEDEETTLALIRYYCYEKYFNHAVNAATAAQRKFSNDTIYNFFHAYGSLMQGQSQEALVELDTIRDGRDVSLCTLMALVYAHKKQTNPDKEVIQELDAKVKEDRKTASPKSLYHAGMFLWLIGRNDKAREYTDRMIKLSNGSREGIILKAWIDVTSGKDTYARKAGKYFDEGLKERADVFALMGKAQYYKYRQNYSGALEMVNQAIVSFPGFLPALIKKMKLLLTLQDWEKTIDAAHRLLQKDKNNLEALQMLALYSLCRDGDVSESVKQLLNLISSLDIVEPHNPELFYRMSLAFTRVCGRNEKVIEQTFRMVERGFSMASGDSDLATELGYQMVLRGRIKEAMKWYKTAMTLDETSVSALTGLIRCQLIEGHLEDAEQQLEFLTEIQQSIGKSGELLYLRAVLAAKKRRPQEDVTNLLNDAVETHFSTLQGLPLGVEYLEKLNPDFLLEIVKAYLALCPAKPPVQGQPPAPLLQHCATLLDTVVKIVPGLLEGVFLLAKVRYQSGDIEAAQSSLHHCLEQCPSHADAHLLMAQIHLLQGNFMLCSQSLELCLSHNFEIREHPLYHLINAQAKKKMGELAEAIQTLQMAMSLPGVRRVGSSYKSKNKKIELSPADCVSVFLELAEALWLNGEQHEAAKVMQDAINEFSGTPEELRVTIANADLALLRGDTELALSMLRKITPEQPYYIQAKEKMADIYLNHRKEKRLYASCYREMVEKLPSTHTYLLLGDAYMHIQEPEKAIEVYEHALKKSPKDGALASKIGKALVKTHNYVKAINYYEAALKTEQQNFLRYDLAELLMKMKQYERCERVLHEALSHEPVNDRPVLSDDCRYLVLLAKVQNKVDKNMEASLSLQRARDVQAKVLKRVQLEQPDAIPVQKQLAAEICAEIAKHYTSQRVYERAVKFYKEALVYCETDRKVMLELARLYLTLDEVDACLEQCSIILKNDKFNEDASLMMADIMFRKQDYEQAVFHFQQLLERKPDNYPTLSRLIDLLRRAGKLEEVPRFLDMAEKHSRTKLDPGFNYCKGLYLWYTGAPNEALRHFNKARKDNDWGQNAVYNMIEIYLNPDNDTMGGEVFENLDGEIGNSTEKQESEQLAVRTAEKLLKELKPQTPGGHIQLRILENYCFLATKQKANIEKALSVFTEIANNEKDHIPALLATATAYMMLKQTPRARNQLKRIAKMNWSIVDADEFEKSWLLLADIYIHSGKYDMAGDLLKRCLNHNKSCCKAYEYLGYIMEKEQAFCDAALNYELAWKYGNRTNPTIGYKLAFNYLKAKRHVDAIDVCQKVLATHPDYPRMRKDILDKARAALRS from the exons ATGGAGGATGAAGAAACAACGCTG gCTTTGATAAGGTACTATTgttatgaaaaatatttcaatcatGCTGTAAACGCTGCAACAGCTGCTCAGAGGAAATTTAGCAATGACACCATATACAATTTTTTCCATGCATATGGTAGCCTAATGCAAG GTCAAAGTCAAGAGGCCTTAGTAGAGTTGGACACAATAAGAGATGGTCGAGATGTGTCTCTCTGCACATTGATGGCCCTTGTCTATGCtcataaaaaacagacaaacccTG ACAAAGAAGTAATTCAAGAACTTGATGCTAAAGTCAAAGAGGACCGTAAAACTGCATCTCCCAAGAGTCTGTACCATGCTGGGATGTTTCTTTGGCTAATAGGGCGGAACGATAAGGCAAGGGAATACACCGACAGAATGATCAAGCTCTCTAATGGGTCTAGAGAG GGGATAATCCTAAAAGCCTGGATAGATGTGACATCTGGTAAGGACACTTATGCCAGAAAGGCTGGAAAATACTTCGATGAGGGACTGAAAGAGAGAGCAGATGTTTTTGCTTTGATGGGAAAG GCACAATACTATAAATATCGTCAAAACTACTCTGGAGCATTGGAAATGGTCAACCAGGCCATTGTTAGTTTCCCCGGATTCTTGCCTGCTCTTATCAAGAAGATGAAACTGCTGCTCACCCTACAGGATTGGGAGAAAACTATAGATGCTGCACACAG GCTTTTACAGAAGGATAAAAACAACCTGGAGGCATTGCAGATGCTAGCTCTATATTCTTTATGTAGAGACGGAGATGTTAGTGAG TCAGTAAAGCAGCTTTTAAACCTCATCAGCAGTTTGGATATTGTGGAACCACACAACCCTGAGCTTTTCTACAGGATGTCTCTGGCCTTTACTCGAGTT TGTGGACGAAACGAGAAAGTGATTGAGCAGACATTCAGGATGGTGGAAAGAGGATTCTCTATGGCTTCAGGTGATTCAGACTTAGCTACAGAGTTGGGCTACCAGATGGTGCTTCGGGGCAGAATCAAGGAGGCTATGAAGTGGTACAAGACCGCCATGACTTTGGATGAGAccagtgtttctgctttgactG gGTTAATTCGTTGTCAGCTCATAGAGGGCCACCTAGAGGATGCAGAGCAACAGTTGGAATTCCTCACAGAAATTCAACAGTCTATTGGAAAATCAGGG GAGCTACTGTACCTACGTGCTGTTCTAGCAGCAAAAAAGCGCCGCCCTCAGGAGGATGTAACCAATCTACTGAATGATGCAGTGGAAACACACTTTTCCACACTGCAAGGCCTGCCTCTTGGAGTAGAGTACCTGGAGAAGCTTAACCCTGACTTTTTATTGGAGATTGTCAAAGCGTATCTTGCACTTTGTCCTGCTAAG CCTCCAGTGCAGGGCCAGCCTCCAGCTCCTCTGCTTCAGCACTGTGCCACACTGTTGGACACTGTGGTCAAAATTGTACCAGGTCTCCTTGAAGGGGTCTTTTTGCTAGCAAAAGTCAGATATCAGTCAG GTGACATTGAGGCTGCTCAGAGCAGTCTACATCATTGCTTAGAACAGTGTCCTTCTCATGCTGATGCACATCTGCTAATGGCGCAGATCCATCTCCTGCAGGGTAACTTCATGTTGTGTTCCCAGTCTCTTGAACTCTGCCTCAGCCATAACTTTGAG ATTCGAGAACATCCGTTGTACCACCTGATCAATGCTCAGGCTAAGAAGAAAATGGGTGAGCTGGCAGAGGCTATTCAGACATTGCAGATGGCTATGAGTCTTCCAGGTGTCCGTAGAGTTGGGTCCTCTTATAAGTCTAAGAACAAGAAGATTGAGCTGAGCCCTGCtgactgtgtctctgtcttcctgGAGTTAGCTGAGGCCCTATGGCTCAATGGAGAACAA CATGAAGCAGCAAAGGTGATGCAAGATGCCATCAATGAGTTCTCAGGCACACCTGAGGAGCTACGTGTCACTATTGCCAATGCGGACCTGGCCCTGCTGCGTGGGGACACGGAGCTAGCACTGAGTATGCTCAGAAAAATTACCCCTGAGCAGCCCTACTACATCCAAGCCAAGGAGAAAATGGCAGACATATATCTAAACCACAGAAAAGAGAAacgtctgtatgcaagttgttACAG AGAAATGGTGGAGAAGCTGCCCAGCACCCACACATATCTCTTACTCGGTGATGCTTACATGCACATTCAAGAA CCTGAGAAAGCCATTGAAGTTTATGAGCATGCTCTAAAAAAAAGCCCCAAAGATGGTGCTTTAGCCAGCAAGATTGGAAAAGCCCTGGTCAAGACTCACAACTACGTCAAG GCAATAAATTACTATGAAGCTGCTTTGAAAACTGAGCAACAGAACTTCCTGCGCTATGACCTGGCTGAGCTGCTGATGAAGATGAAGCAGTATGAGCGTTGTGAAAGAGTCCTGCATGAAGCTCTGTCTCATGAGCCAG TGAATGACCGGCCAGTGCTCTCAGATGACTGCCGTTATCTGGTCCTTTTGGCAAAAGTCCAAAACAAGGTTGACAAAAATATGGAAGCCTCACTTTCCCTACAAAGA GCTCGGGATGTGCAGGCCAAGGTGCTAAAGCGTGTGCAGTTGGAGCAACCTGATGCCATCCCTGTACAGAAGCAGCTCGCAGCCGAGATCTGCGCCGAGATTGCTAAACACTACACAAGTCAGAGGGTCTATGAGCGAGCAGTGAAATTCTACAAAGAAGCTCTTGTGTATTGTGAGACTGATCGCAAG GTGATGCTAGAGTTGGCACGGTTGTACCTCACTCTGGACGAAGTTGATGCCTGCCTGGAGCAATGCAGCATTATTTTGAAGAATGACAAGTTTAATGAAGATGCAAGTCtg ATGATGGCTGATATTATGTTCAGGAAGCAGGACTATGAGCAGGCAGTTTTCCACTTTCAACAACTCCTTGAGCGCAAACCAG ACAACTACCCAACTCTGTCACGTCTTATTGACTTGTTGAGGAGGGCTGGGAAGTTGGAGGAAGTACCCAGATTTCTTGATATGGCAGAAAAACATTCAAGGACTAAGCTTGACCCTGGGTTTAATTACTGTAAAGGACTTTATCTTTG GTATACAGGAGCACCTAATGAGGCTCTGCGACACTTCAACAAAGCACGGAAAGACAATGACTGGGGTCAGAATGCTGTGTATAACATGATTGAAATCTACCTAAACCCTGACAATGACACAATGGGAGGAGAAGTATTTGAGAATTTAGATGGTGAAATTGG AAACTCCACAGAAAAGCAAGAGTCAGAGCAACTCGCTGTGAGAACAGCCGAGAAGCTGCTGAAGGAGTTAAAGCCTCAGACACCAGGAGGACACATACAGCTCCGCATCCTGGAGAACTACTGCTTTCTGGCAACTAAACAGAAGGCCAACATAGAGAAAGCCCTCAGTGTTTTCACAGAGATTGCAAACAATGAG AAAGATCACATCCCAGCACTGTTGGCCACGGCAACAGCTTATATGATGCTAAAACAAACCCCCCGAGCTAGGAACCAGCTCAAACGCATAGCGAAAATGAACTGGAGCATCGTTGATGCAGATGAGTTTGAGAAGAGCTGGCTGCTCCTGGCAGACATCTACATCCATTCAGGGAAGTATGACATGGCCGGGGACCTATTAAAAAGATGCCTTAATCATAACAAG TCCTGCTGTAAAGCCTATGAATATCTTGGCTACATAATGGAAAAAGAACAGGCTTTCTGTGATGCAGCACTAAACTATGAACTGGCTTGGAAATATGGAAATCGGACGAACCCAACTATTG GATACAAGCTTGCTTTCAACTACCTAAAGGCAAAGAGGCATGTTGATGCCATAGATGTGTGTCAGAAG GTTTTGGCTACTCATCCAGATTATCCAAGAATGAGAAAGGACATCCTGGACAAAGCTCGTGCTGCCCTGAGATCTTAG
- the ttc21b gene encoding tetratricopeptide repeat protein 21B isoform X1, producing MQGQSQEALVELDTIRDGRDVSLCTLMALVYAHKKQTNPDKEVIQELDAKVKEDRKTASPKSLYHAGMFLWLIGRNDKAREYTDRMIKLSNGSREGIILKAWIDVTSGKDTYARKAGKYFDEGLKERADVFALMGKAQYYKYRQNYSGALEMVNQAIVSFPGFLPALIKKMKLLLTLQDWEKTIDAAHRLLQKDKNNLEALQMLALYSLCRDGDVSESVKQLLNLISSLDIVEPHNPELFYRMSLAFTRVCGRNEKVIEQTFRMVERGFSMASGDSDLATELGYQMVLRGRIKEAMKWYKTAMTLDETSVSALTGLIRCQLIEGHLEDAEQQLEFLTEIQQSIGKSGELLYLRAVLAAKKRRPQEDVTNLLNDAVETHFSTLQGLPLGVEYLEKLNPDFLLEIVKAYLALCPAKPPVQGQPPAPLLQHCATLLDTVVKIVPGLLEGVFLLAKVRYQSGDIEAAQSSLHHCLEQCPSHADAHLLMAQIHLLQGNFMLCSQSLELCLSHNFEIREHPLYHLINAQAKKKMGELAEAIQTLQMAMSLPGVRRVGSSYKSKNKKIELSPADCVSVFLELAEALWLNGEQHEAAKVMQDAINEFSGTPEELRVTIANADLALLRGDTELALSMLRKITPEQPYYIQAKEKMADIYLNHRKEKRLYASCYREMVEKLPSTHTYLLLGDAYMHIQEPEKAIEVYEHALKKSPKDGALASKIGKALVKTHNYVKAINYYEAALKTEQQNFLRYDLAELLMKMKQYERCERVLHEALSHEPVNDRPVLSDDCRYLVLLAKVQNKVDKNMEASLSLQRARDVQAKVLKRVQLEQPDAIPVQKQLAAEICAEIAKHYTSQRVYERAVKFYKEALVYCETDRKVMLELARLYLTLDEVDACLEQCSIILKNDKFNEDASLMMADIMFRKQDYEQAVFHFQQLLERKPDNYPTLSRLIDLLRRAGKLEEVPRFLDMAEKHSRTKLDPGFNYCKGLYLWYTGAPNEALRHFNKARKDNDWGQNAVYNMIEIYLNPDNDTMGGEVFENLDGEIGNSTEKQESEQLAVRTAEKLLKELKPQTPGGHIQLRILENYCFLATKQKANIEKALSVFTEIANNEKDHIPALLATATAYMMLKQTPRARNQLKRIAKMNWSIVDADEFEKSWLLLADIYIHSGKYDMAGDLLKRCLNHNKSCCKAYEYLGYIMEKEQAFCDAALNYELAWKYGNRTNPTIGYKLAFNYLKAKRHVDAIDVCQKVLATHPDYPRMRKDILDKARAALRS from the exons ATGCAAG GTCAAAGTCAAGAGGCCTTAGTAGAGTTGGACACAATAAGAGATGGTCGAGATGTGTCTCTCTGCACATTGATGGCCCTTGTCTATGCtcataaaaaacagacaaacccTG ACAAAGAAGTAATTCAAGAACTTGATGCTAAAGTCAAAGAGGACCGTAAAACTGCATCTCCCAAGAGTCTGTACCATGCTGGGATGTTTCTTTGGCTAATAGGGCGGAACGATAAGGCAAGGGAATACACCGACAGAATGATCAAGCTCTCTAATGGGTCTAGAGAG GGGATAATCCTAAAAGCCTGGATAGATGTGACATCTGGTAAGGACACTTATGCCAGAAAGGCTGGAAAATACTTCGATGAGGGACTGAAAGAGAGAGCAGATGTTTTTGCTTTGATGGGAAAG GCACAATACTATAAATATCGTCAAAACTACTCTGGAGCATTGGAAATGGTCAACCAGGCCATTGTTAGTTTCCCCGGATTCTTGCCTGCTCTTATCAAGAAGATGAAACTGCTGCTCACCCTACAGGATTGGGAGAAAACTATAGATGCTGCACACAG GCTTTTACAGAAGGATAAAAACAACCTGGAGGCATTGCAGATGCTAGCTCTATATTCTTTATGTAGAGACGGAGATGTTAGTGAG TCAGTAAAGCAGCTTTTAAACCTCATCAGCAGTTTGGATATTGTGGAACCACACAACCCTGAGCTTTTCTACAGGATGTCTCTGGCCTTTACTCGAGTT TGTGGACGAAACGAGAAAGTGATTGAGCAGACATTCAGGATGGTGGAAAGAGGATTCTCTATGGCTTCAGGTGATTCAGACTTAGCTACAGAGTTGGGCTACCAGATGGTGCTTCGGGGCAGAATCAAGGAGGCTATGAAGTGGTACAAGACCGCCATGACTTTGGATGAGAccagtgtttctgctttgactG gGTTAATTCGTTGTCAGCTCATAGAGGGCCACCTAGAGGATGCAGAGCAACAGTTGGAATTCCTCACAGAAATTCAACAGTCTATTGGAAAATCAGGG GAGCTACTGTACCTACGTGCTGTTCTAGCAGCAAAAAAGCGCCGCCCTCAGGAGGATGTAACCAATCTACTGAATGATGCAGTGGAAACACACTTTTCCACACTGCAAGGCCTGCCTCTTGGAGTAGAGTACCTGGAGAAGCTTAACCCTGACTTTTTATTGGAGATTGTCAAAGCGTATCTTGCACTTTGTCCTGCTAAG CCTCCAGTGCAGGGCCAGCCTCCAGCTCCTCTGCTTCAGCACTGTGCCACACTGTTGGACACTGTGGTCAAAATTGTACCAGGTCTCCTTGAAGGGGTCTTTTTGCTAGCAAAAGTCAGATATCAGTCAG GTGACATTGAGGCTGCTCAGAGCAGTCTACATCATTGCTTAGAACAGTGTCCTTCTCATGCTGATGCACATCTGCTAATGGCGCAGATCCATCTCCTGCAGGGTAACTTCATGTTGTGTTCCCAGTCTCTTGAACTCTGCCTCAGCCATAACTTTGAG ATTCGAGAACATCCGTTGTACCACCTGATCAATGCTCAGGCTAAGAAGAAAATGGGTGAGCTGGCAGAGGCTATTCAGACATTGCAGATGGCTATGAGTCTTCCAGGTGTCCGTAGAGTTGGGTCCTCTTATAAGTCTAAGAACAAGAAGATTGAGCTGAGCCCTGCtgactgtgtctctgtcttcctgGAGTTAGCTGAGGCCCTATGGCTCAATGGAGAACAA CATGAAGCAGCAAAGGTGATGCAAGATGCCATCAATGAGTTCTCAGGCACACCTGAGGAGCTACGTGTCACTATTGCCAATGCGGACCTGGCCCTGCTGCGTGGGGACACGGAGCTAGCACTGAGTATGCTCAGAAAAATTACCCCTGAGCAGCCCTACTACATCCAAGCCAAGGAGAAAATGGCAGACATATATCTAAACCACAGAAAAGAGAAacgtctgtatgcaagttgttACAG AGAAATGGTGGAGAAGCTGCCCAGCACCCACACATATCTCTTACTCGGTGATGCTTACATGCACATTCAAGAA CCTGAGAAAGCCATTGAAGTTTATGAGCATGCTCTAAAAAAAAGCCCCAAAGATGGTGCTTTAGCCAGCAAGATTGGAAAAGCCCTGGTCAAGACTCACAACTACGTCAAG GCAATAAATTACTATGAAGCTGCTTTGAAAACTGAGCAACAGAACTTCCTGCGCTATGACCTGGCTGAGCTGCTGATGAAGATGAAGCAGTATGAGCGTTGTGAAAGAGTCCTGCATGAAGCTCTGTCTCATGAGCCAG TGAATGACCGGCCAGTGCTCTCAGATGACTGCCGTTATCTGGTCCTTTTGGCAAAAGTCCAAAACAAGGTTGACAAAAATATGGAAGCCTCACTTTCCCTACAAAGA GCTCGGGATGTGCAGGCCAAGGTGCTAAAGCGTGTGCAGTTGGAGCAACCTGATGCCATCCCTGTACAGAAGCAGCTCGCAGCCGAGATCTGCGCCGAGATTGCTAAACACTACACAAGTCAGAGGGTCTATGAGCGAGCAGTGAAATTCTACAAAGAAGCTCTTGTGTATTGTGAGACTGATCGCAAG GTGATGCTAGAGTTGGCACGGTTGTACCTCACTCTGGACGAAGTTGATGCCTGCCTGGAGCAATGCAGCATTATTTTGAAGAATGACAAGTTTAATGAAGATGCAAGTCtg ATGATGGCTGATATTATGTTCAGGAAGCAGGACTATGAGCAGGCAGTTTTCCACTTTCAACAACTCCTTGAGCGCAAACCAG ACAACTACCCAACTCTGTCACGTCTTATTGACTTGTTGAGGAGGGCTGGGAAGTTGGAGGAAGTACCCAGATTTCTTGATATGGCAGAAAAACATTCAAGGACTAAGCTTGACCCTGGGTTTAATTACTGTAAAGGACTTTATCTTTG GTATACAGGAGCACCTAATGAGGCTCTGCGACACTTCAACAAAGCACGGAAAGACAATGACTGGGGTCAGAATGCTGTGTATAACATGATTGAAATCTACCTAAACCCTGACAATGACACAATGGGAGGAGAAGTATTTGAGAATTTAGATGGTGAAATTGG AAACTCCACAGAAAAGCAAGAGTCAGAGCAACTCGCTGTGAGAACAGCCGAGAAGCTGCTGAAGGAGTTAAAGCCTCAGACACCAGGAGGACACATACAGCTCCGCATCCTGGAGAACTACTGCTTTCTGGCAACTAAACAGAAGGCCAACATAGAGAAAGCCCTCAGTGTTTTCACAGAGATTGCAAACAATGAG AAAGATCACATCCCAGCACTGTTGGCCACGGCAACAGCTTATATGATGCTAAAACAAACCCCCCGAGCTAGGAACCAGCTCAAACGCATAGCGAAAATGAACTGGAGCATCGTTGATGCAGATGAGTTTGAGAAGAGCTGGCTGCTCCTGGCAGACATCTACATCCATTCAGGGAAGTATGACATGGCCGGGGACCTATTAAAAAGATGCCTTAATCATAACAAG TCCTGCTGTAAAGCCTATGAATATCTTGGCTACATAATGGAAAAAGAACAGGCTTTCTGTGATGCAGCACTAAACTATGAACTGGCTTGGAAATATGGAAATCGGACGAACCCAACTATTG GATACAAGCTTGCTTTCAACTACCTAAAGGCAAAGAGGCATGTTGATGCCATAGATGTGTGTCAGAAG GTTTTGGCTACTCATCCAGATTATCCAAGAATGAGAAAGGACATCCTGGACAAAGCTCGTGCTGCCCTGAGATCTTAG